Proteins encoded by one window of Vanacampus margaritifer isolate UIUO_Vmar chromosome 17, RoL_Vmar_1.0, whole genome shotgun sequence:
- the LOC144036933 gene encoding polypeptide N-acetylgalactosaminyltransferase 15-like isoform X1 yields MGLLGIHRRMLCLWLLLLGFALLLLIVSDLFHGGEHRSHQKLVGAPRRPFQKTFGPPDDLELIGDAASELVPDFVPINSLKEDQLLFVASTQGAKDLPHKKWNYKVLLPAARKEFLSGRVVEGAESEEGSQISLYRSLPETRHPKCLGEQYSESLPSASVVICFHDEAWSTLLRTLHSVLNTTPRSFLLELLLVDDLSTHDHLKTMLSEYVSRLDGVHLIRSTKRLGVGGCRNLGASRASGQVLVFMDSHCECHNGWLEPLLERVAQDRTRVVSPIMDVIHGETFKYNATRWPVWGVFNWNLDFYWESKPQLLDGDSDLAIEPVLSPALGGGVLAVDRHFFHNVGAFDPGILLWGGEQIELSIRVWLCGGSMEVVPCSRVAHLDHHLPRLPSRFQDQEQLERNKIRIADTWMDSYRNIFYRRDTLAHFIRQSERPNITERLQLKMTLGCRDFHWYLSTIHPQLYIPQDRPGLSGELYNVAVGGCVDHIPGEGVHLGSMILAPCSGTGRQHCDLNSEGEVRWGPAGALCLDAVGEQVVLSQCQRPISDRLQWTFIKVEKECIDYRMSQYIFEITSKSASLWSFPAEWPVAPPKVPVVCGGCERRTHSVQGSRRPLGCGRPHPAPLHAAFHTAVALRAASVAVISLANSTGIILTA; encoded by the exons ATGGGGCTGTTGGGCATACACCGGAGGATGCTGTGTTTATGGTTGCTGCTTCTCGGATTCGCTTTGCTCCTGCTGATAGTTTCTGATCTTTTCCACGGAGGGGAACATCGCTCCCACCAGAAACTTGTTGGCGCCCCACGCCGTCCCTTCCAGAAGACCTTCGGTCCACCGGACGATTTGGAGCTGATCGGAGACGCAGCATCGGAGCTCGTACCCGACTTCGTCCCCATTAACTCGCTTAAAGAGGACCAGCTTTTATTCGTGGCGTCCACGCAGGGTGCAAAGGACCTGCCGCACAAGAAGTGGAATTACAAGGTGCTCTTGCCAGCGGCGAGGAAGGAATTTCTGTCCGGTCGTGTGGTAGAAGGAGCGGAGAGTGAAGAAGGCAGCCAGATCTCGCTGTATCGCTCACTGCCCGAGACGCGACATCCCAA GTGTCTTGGCGAGCAGTACAGTGAATCGCTGCCTTCTGCCAGCGTGGTGATTTGCTTTCACGACGAGGCTTGGTCCACACTTTTACGCACTCTGCACAGCGTCCTCAACACAACACCCAGATCCTTCTTACTGGAGCTCCTCCTAGTGGACGACCTCAGTACACATG ATCACTTGAAGACTATGCTCAGTGAATACGTATCCCGTCTGGATGGGGTGCATTTGATTCGCAGCACTAAGCGGCTCGGGGTCGGGGGGTGCCGTAACCTGGGTGCATCCAGAGCTTCGGGGCAGGTTCTGGTGTTCATGGACTCTCACTGCGAATGTCATAATGGCTGGTTGGAACCACTCCTGGAGAGGGTGGCCCAGGACAG GACCAGAGTAGTTTCTCCCATCATGGATGTGATCCACGGGGAGACTTTCAAGTACAACGCCACCCGGTGGCCAGTGTGGGGAGTTTTCAACTGGAATCTGGACTTTTACTGGGAGTCCAAACCGCAACTGCTGGATGGGGACTCAGACTTGGCGATTGAACCCGTACT GAGTCCAGCGTTAGGAGGCGGAGTTCTGGCTGTTGACAGACATTTCTTCCATAATGTGGGAGCCTTTGATCCTGGGATTCTACTGTGGGGAGGGGAACAAATTGAGCTGTCAATCAGG GTGTGGTTGTGCGGAGGCTCCATGGAGGTGGTTCCCTGCTCCCGAGTGGCCCACCTAGACCACCACCTCCCCCGCCTCCCTTCCCGTTTCCAAGACCAGGAGCAGCTTGAGAGGAACAAGATCCGCATAGCTGACACGTGGATGGACTCATACCGCAATATCTTCTACAGGCGGGACACGCTGGCTCATTTTATtaggcag TCTGAGAGGCCTAATATTACCGAGCGCCTACAGTTGAAGATGACTTTGGGCTGTAGGGACTTCCACTGGTACCtgtcaaccatccatccacaacTTTACATTCCGCAGGATAGACCAGGACTCTCGGGCGAG CTATACAACGTCGCAGTTGGTGGCTGTGTCGACCACATCCCGGGTGAAGGGGTGCATCTCGGATCCATGATCCTAGCGCcatgcagcggcacaggcaggCAG CACTGCGATCTCAACTCCGAGGGCGAAGTGCGATGGGGTCCCGCGGGGGCTCTGTGTTTGGACGCCGTCGGAGAGCAGGTGGTCCTCTCCCAGTGTCAGCGGCCAATCAGCGACAGGCTACAGTGGACGTTCATAAAGGTAGAAAAGGAATGTATTGATTACAGAATGTCACAGTATATTTTTGAGATCACTTCCAAGTCTGCAAGCCTTTGGTCCTTTCCAGCTGAGTGGCCAGTTGCTCCACCGAAAGTCCCAGTTGTGTGCGGAGGCTGTGAAAGACGGACGCATTCCGTCCAAGGAAGTCGGCGCCCCCTCGGGTGCGGGAGACCTCATCCTGCGCCCTTGCACGCGGCATTCCACACAGCAGTGGCACTTCGAGCAGCTAGTGTCGCCGTAATTAGCCTGGCAAACTCAACAGGTATCATTTTGACTGCATAG
- the LOC144036933 gene encoding polypeptide N-acetylgalactosaminyltransferase 15-like isoform X2, protein MGLLGIHRRMLCLWLLLLGFALLLLIVSDLFHGGEHRSHQKLVGAPRRPFQKTFGPPDDLELIGDAASELVPDFVPINSLKEDQLLFVASTQGAKDLPHKKWNYKVLLPAARKEFLSGRVVEGAESEEGSQISLYRSLPETRHPKCLGEQYSESLPSASVVICFHDEAWSTLLRTLHSVLNTTPRSFLLELLLVDDLSTHDHLKTMLSEYVSRLDGVHLIRSTKRLGVGGCRNLGASRASGQVLVFMDSHCECHNGWLEPLLERVAQDRTRVVSPIMDVIHGETFKYNATRWPVWGVFNWNLDFYWESKPQLLDGDSDLAIEPVLSPALGGGVLAVDRHFFHNVGAFDPGILLWGGEQIELSIRVWLCGGSMEVVPCSRVAHLDHHLPRLPSRFQDQEQLERNKIRIADTWMDSYRNIFYRRDTLAHFIRQSERPNITERLQLKMTLGCRDFHWYLSTIHPQLYIPQDRPGLSGELYNVAVGGCVDHIPGEGVHLGSMILAPCSGTGRQHCDLNSEGEVRWGPAGALCLDAVGEQVVLSQCQRPISDRLQWTFIKLSGQLLHRKSQLCAEAVKDGRIPSKEVGAPSGAGDLILRPCTRHSTQQWHFEQLVSP, encoded by the exons ATGGGGCTGTTGGGCATACACCGGAGGATGCTGTGTTTATGGTTGCTGCTTCTCGGATTCGCTTTGCTCCTGCTGATAGTTTCTGATCTTTTCCACGGAGGGGAACATCGCTCCCACCAGAAACTTGTTGGCGCCCCACGCCGTCCCTTCCAGAAGACCTTCGGTCCACCGGACGATTTGGAGCTGATCGGAGACGCAGCATCGGAGCTCGTACCCGACTTCGTCCCCATTAACTCGCTTAAAGAGGACCAGCTTTTATTCGTGGCGTCCACGCAGGGTGCAAAGGACCTGCCGCACAAGAAGTGGAATTACAAGGTGCTCTTGCCAGCGGCGAGGAAGGAATTTCTGTCCGGTCGTGTGGTAGAAGGAGCGGAGAGTGAAGAAGGCAGCCAGATCTCGCTGTATCGCTCACTGCCCGAGACGCGACATCCCAA GTGTCTTGGCGAGCAGTACAGTGAATCGCTGCCTTCTGCCAGCGTGGTGATTTGCTTTCACGACGAGGCTTGGTCCACACTTTTACGCACTCTGCACAGCGTCCTCAACACAACACCCAGATCCTTCTTACTGGAGCTCCTCCTAGTGGACGACCTCAGTACACATG ATCACTTGAAGACTATGCTCAGTGAATACGTATCCCGTCTGGATGGGGTGCATTTGATTCGCAGCACTAAGCGGCTCGGGGTCGGGGGGTGCCGTAACCTGGGTGCATCCAGAGCTTCGGGGCAGGTTCTGGTGTTCATGGACTCTCACTGCGAATGTCATAATGGCTGGTTGGAACCACTCCTGGAGAGGGTGGCCCAGGACAG GACCAGAGTAGTTTCTCCCATCATGGATGTGATCCACGGGGAGACTTTCAAGTACAACGCCACCCGGTGGCCAGTGTGGGGAGTTTTCAACTGGAATCTGGACTTTTACTGGGAGTCCAAACCGCAACTGCTGGATGGGGACTCAGACTTGGCGATTGAACCCGTACT GAGTCCAGCGTTAGGAGGCGGAGTTCTGGCTGTTGACAGACATTTCTTCCATAATGTGGGAGCCTTTGATCCTGGGATTCTACTGTGGGGAGGGGAACAAATTGAGCTGTCAATCAGG GTGTGGTTGTGCGGAGGCTCCATGGAGGTGGTTCCCTGCTCCCGAGTGGCCCACCTAGACCACCACCTCCCCCGCCTCCCTTCCCGTTTCCAAGACCAGGAGCAGCTTGAGAGGAACAAGATCCGCATAGCTGACACGTGGATGGACTCATACCGCAATATCTTCTACAGGCGGGACACGCTGGCTCATTTTATtaggcag TCTGAGAGGCCTAATATTACCGAGCGCCTACAGTTGAAGATGACTTTGGGCTGTAGGGACTTCCACTGGTACCtgtcaaccatccatccacaacTTTACATTCCGCAGGATAGACCAGGACTCTCGGGCGAG CTATACAACGTCGCAGTTGGTGGCTGTGTCGACCACATCCCGGGTGAAGGGGTGCATCTCGGATCCATGATCCTAGCGCcatgcagcggcacaggcaggCAG CACTGCGATCTCAACTCCGAGGGCGAAGTGCGATGGGGTCCCGCGGGGGCTCTGTGTTTGGACGCCGTCGGAGAGCAGGTGGTCCTCTCCCAGTGTCAGCGGCCAATCAGCGACAGGCTACAGTGGACGTTCATAAAG CTGAGTGGCCAGTTGCTCCACCGAAAGTCCCAGTTGTGTGCGGAGGCTGTGAAAGACGGACGCATTCCGTCCAAGGAAGTCGGCGCCCCCTCGGGTGCGGGAGACCTCATCCTGCGCCCTTGCACGCGGCATTCCACACAGCAGTGGCACTTCGAGCAGCTAGTGTCGCCGTAA